AACTGCTCAAAGAATTTCTTTTGCCTCCATTGTACTTATTACAGTTAGCATTTTAAGGGTTCAGCTCATTCCCTCTCTCCACCTCAAATATATGTTATTTGCTCCTGATTTTGTAGAAAATTTCAGTTCACAGCccttttttcattgttttgttaTGTTCATCTAGGCACCTGAGCAAAACATACCAGAGAACATTTCAGCAATGCTTGTTTTTAAACTATCTTtgattatataatttttttttccaattacatGCTTTCCCACtttgctaaaatatttattcacatGCTACATGTTGAATAAAATTCTCCAAGTCAGCTAGGGAATCATAAAGAGAATCATCTGTGTCCTGACTTCTGAGAAACTTTCGAAGGGTATCTAAAGCACTCAAAGCCTCATTTTTGGATGGTAAAAGCTGTTCAGCTCCCTGTAGTTGACCGCCTTCATCCTTATCTTCATCACCAACAAATGTCTCAGCTTTATCTGATGCACTTTCTTTGGCACACATCCTTTCATTATTTGTAAGCACTTCATAAGTTACCAAGCCATCATCTATAGCTGCATATTCTTCCAGAGACAAGCCTTCTGGAAACTCTACCCCAGCTGCCCGTGCATGTGCAATCAAATCAAAATCACTTTCAACTTCATTGTCATTTTCATTTGTCTCAGTTTCTAATTTGAAAGTTGCTCCATTGCAACTTTTTGCAATAGTCTCTGGTGTTACTTCCCTCCAGCACAGGTACAGCATCTCAATTGCATCAAGAAGGGTCAGCATAAACTCTTTATTACTTTCTACGCAGTCAACAAATGTCTTGATAAGACAGCGCCTGTATTTTACCTTGAGAGTTTTGATAATCCTTTCTTTCATAGCTATACATGAAGAAGAGTCTGGAGGAAAGAACACTAATTTGACAGACTTCAGGTTCTTTACTTCTGTGTGAGCTGGGAGAAAATCAACAAGAATAACCACTTGGCGCTGCTGTGCTTGAAATCTGTGATCCAGTTTGTGCATCCACTGTTCAAAGATTCCTGAAGTCATGCACGCCATATCATTTGCTTCATAATCCACTGGCAGCGATTTCACATCTTTGAAAGAGTGTGgacttttgctttttcctatAATGAGCAGTGGGAGTTTCTCAGAGCCATCCATATTTGTACCCACCACTACAGTGACGctctctttgctttctttgcttACAGAAAAAGTTTCCCCTTTAAATGTAAACGTGTTATGTGGTAACATCTGATACAACAACCCAGTCTCCTGTatgtaaaacacattttttggCTGATAATCATTTAAATTACAAGGAAGCACATTTTGGTACCAAGGAGTTGGAGCACCCACTGCAGGAGTAGCAGCTGCTTCTACAGGCTGAGCTCTGAAAACTAAACCGTACCTCGACTTGAAACGATCGAGCCAGCCATTGCTGCATTTAAAATCACTGTGTCCAAGCTTCTGGGCAAAATCATTCGCCTTGAGGCGCAACATGGGGCCATTGACCGGCACATTCAAGCACTGTGCAATTCTGTACCACTTCATCAATGCATCTTCCAGGTCGGCATAAAAAGCAgttctcagccttttccttttaGGATCAAACCGCAAAGTTTCAAAGGCTTCCAAaactttttccttattcttcaTAATCGAAGACAGGGAGTTCCTCTTGATGCCATACTTGGCTGCAATGTCCGCCTTTTTCTTGCCGCTTTCCACAGCGCTTATGATGTCGATTTTCTCCTCGATAGTtatgcttttcttcctcctcactgTGGCTTCGGGCAGAGCCTCTGCCATGGCACCGAGCAGCGTCTCCCGGGCGCGCTCATCCGCGCCCACAGCCGGccaggctccttccctgccGCTCCGGCCGCTCTCCCAGCCGGCGGTCCCACCTCAGGGGCTCGGCCCTCggcggggctggagcagcctcccGGGCGGTGCCGGCGGTGGTTGCCATGGCTGCGACCATAGATATGACGGCCTAGAGAGGCCGCCGCCGTCATCCCTTTCCGGCCCGGCGCTTccggctcctgctgccaccggagaaggaagaaaataaagcttGAGAGGGGCCGCCggcgccgccccgcccggcctCCTCCGtccccccttccctccttccgTCCTGCCCTGTCGTCCCCCGCAGCACGAAGCCCCCGGGGCCTCAGCGGCGCCGCCGCCAGGTGAGGGACggaccgggccgggccggggcagccTCTGGGCCCGGGTTCGGGGAGGGCCGGGCCGCGCCTCCCGCTCCGTCCCGTCCGACGTGTCACCTCGCGGGGGCGGCCGCCCTTCGCCGGGCTCCGGGCCGCCCTTGCCCGGGCACCGGCAGCGCCCGGCGGGTCGGGGTCAGCCCGGCTTGTACGGCCCGGTCCGGGCATGCTGGGCGGCGGGACAGGGAGAGCAGCGCCCTGCTCGGGAGCAGGCGGGTTCCCcgagagagagagggaagctGTGTGTTGGTGGAGGAAGAAAGCTGTAGATGCTCTGTAAATTTTGTGCCCCTGGGAGTTATTCCACACCCTGGCAATTACTGTTTTAAGTGTGCCAATTTGTGTTTTGCTTACTGTTCTTAAAGCATGGAAGAGCTTTGGTGTTGTGCGACAAGCAGGTGTTGCATGTGTAATTGTCTCCAAAGGAGTGGCAGTTCTTCCAGAATTTCTTATAGTACTGCTCTAATAGGTTATTTTTAACCAAAAGCCACTAATAGCCTTTAATTGCATGAAAGTCTTTGGAGGGGATCATTCTGAACATCCAGCCCAGGATGCAGTTTCTGTTTCTCATGTGTGCTTTATGGAAAAGGTAGCAAGGAGTTATCACTTTGCAGTTGGCGGCTCTGTTACTTAAGAGTTGATTCTCTAGAGAAGATAACAGAAGGGTTCTTTttgcagggctggagaaggaTGTCATTTGATCAGTGCAACTCCAAACTTTTTGAATCGTGTTTATGTTTATGTATGTATGTGCATGTGTACTCACACAGTTAAAATGTCAAGAATAAGAAACACAGAAGAGTGTTAGATTGGCAGAACTGGAAGCTGAGGCAGTAGCTTGAtcagctgtttttttctgatttggtAGAAGTTGAAACCATAATGGCAGCCCATGGCTCAGCTAATCTGGAAATGAGCAGAGCATTAAATTGTTTAGGGCCAGGTTGACGTAGCATGGAGAGTGTGAAAAGTCAGCAGCAACCCTGTTCTCCAGTCTTCTTCTCCATCATGTCTTCTAACTCCCAAGCATAATTAGATCTTGCAGgtggagcagccaggaaatTCAAGAGCATTAAGAAGAAGCATTAAGAAGAAACTATGGTGTGATTGCAGCAGGAAGTGTTTAATAGTTCTTTatagtacttttttttttaaggtagtACTTTTATagtatagtattttttttaaaagatggtTGATCTCTATCTTGACAAGAATTAGTGAAAGTGTTCTTAGTTAGAAATTGAAATAGTCATTAAAATGGTCATTTTCCTACCAGCACTAGGATATTCTTCAGTGTTACAAGAATTTACATCTTTATGCAGTTAAGTAATGAGACAAcaatagaagtgtgtaataaACTTCATTTTAGACAGAAGGTGTCTTGCTGTTGCCTTATTGGCAATTAATTTAGGAGAAAAGTAAGTGAAGGAACCAGTGAATCTTTCTTAGAAAAGCCGATCTGATTGTTGAGAATACCACGGTTCTCATTTCTGAGACCATCAGTCATTTACCTAAGTGATATAGGTATGTGAGGAATATACTTcttattcaaaattaatttattgttGATGACATTTACTTCATATTTTCATGAATAAGCAAATATGAATTTgcctttttaatgaaaagtacATAAGTATGCTCTTATAACTAATAATTATAAATGGTTAAATGTCTCTTTATGTCTCCATCCTAGAGGAAGCTTCCCATGTTGTTTGTAAGTTCttgatttgttttgctttttattttaccaGTTGAAGAAGTGATACTTAAATCCCCAGGACTCAAAAATCATGTGGTTTTATTTATGATGAACGAACCTTGAAATAATCCAATATGCATTTAAGGTAGCTGCACTATGAGTGGAATGACTCTTAGTCTGATCTGTGTCTTGTGTTCTGCTGTGGTGCAGTATTTGTGTTTGGGATTATCCCCACTGGGATAGTGGGGTAAAGGAGAACCCAGAAGGGCAGGAGTGATGTGGACAGGGTTTTGGTTCTTGTGGAACCGAATATGGATCAACCATGTTTTTTCCAAGTAGAATCTCTTTGAGTTGTTCTATTGCAGCAGATGGGAGCAAATTTCCTGGTACAGCAGTCACCTAATGTGTTCTAAAGTTGTGGCTGCTTTAGTGAAGAAACAAACTAAGCCCTGGATAACACAATCCATGCTGTTCTGGGGATTAGCAGCTTCTTACAAAGAACAGCCCTTTGTCTGGCACCTGCAAGAACTACAGAGATGCTAAAGTCTGTGTGCATTTCTGTAGTGGAACTTTAAATGATAGATGTGTGTAGATGTTGTGATTACCACAATTTCACGTGAGCGTCTTCATTTCTGAATCTTGGTGAAGATGTAGAAAGTTCTCATTCTTGCATCGAGTATTTGATGCTTACATCcccatttcttttctgtagaaGCAGTAATCAGGAAATTCTGTAGTTAAATTTGAATGTGCAACTGAACTTCTTATGAAAGCCACCTTTAATCTATATTTTTTCACCttctcatattttaaaattgatcACTGtgatcctgcagagctgtgttgAAACTGTTAGCACTACTTGTAGGAAAAGAACACTACAAAAAATTGAGCATGGAGGGGTGTTCTAACATAAATGGTGAATTCATTTgggtttaaaaaattaatcatttgCTTTTATGCAGTGTCTTCTACATAGATTTGTGAGATGGTTCTTGTCTCTAGGTTCTTAAATCTATCAAAAGTTCTTAAATCaatcaaaaatgtttttgcCTGTAGCATTTAATGGTTTAGAACAGTGTTACCATGGTACATAGGCTTGTATGTGATGGACAAATATGACTCCAGGAACACTGATGTGGTAGAACTGAAGAAAAGATTGTCTTAAAGAAGGCTCTACCACAAGATGAATTTAGCTTTTTGTTTAACAAGTAGAGCAAGGAAATAACACTTATTGTCTTATTCTATCATGTAATTGCTTTAGCTACTCAGAAATAAGCTGTTAAGCACAGAGGTTGTTTTCAGCCACAAGCAGAGTTTGAACAGGACCATGTGGGCaaacagcatctctgctgtACAGTCTTCCATGttcaaaagaaatttgaaaaattaaggAAGCTATTTAAGGATGTTAAACTTATTTCTTAATTACTTCAAAGGGAGCTTTACTCTGATCCTAGAAAAATCCAACTTCATTCAGTGGTAGCCCTGAATTAactgtttttctgcagaaaatctcttattttatatatttggtTTTCCAAAATAAAGTGATAGGTTATCCAGTGCAATATGATCTAGATGATCTAGGTGATTCAGTTTCTCAGCCTTTGTGTCCTTATTTCCCTTGCTATGTGAGCTGCTTACCTTATTAATTATTTGCTTTAGTTAGAATGTTTTGTAGTTCAGGAATTTGAAATACAATATAAACACAAATAGTAATCTCTTTATAAATTTTCTTAATCTGGTATGTGTCTGAACATGTATGAAATGGTGCAAGACTTAATGAACTGAAGTCATGTGTGATTGTATGCAATACTGGcagattaattaatttttaatgattgGTTGTCTCCTCCTCTCAAACAGCTGAGTGAATTGTGGTGTCACCTGTAGTTACCGGCTATTTGGAATCAAATTGAGATCATTTCCTTACTTAAGATAAAATCTTTCATGATCACTATATTCACAGAGTTGATTTCTTTCTCATGTGCTTAGTGTTAACTTTCTTTGCTTCTGCAGCTGAGATCTTTTTGAGGCTAAAATGAAAGGGATTCTGTTCTAGTAAACACAACAGATTTAACAGCTTAATAAGTTTCAGTGACTTAGCATTAATGTAGTCTTGCAATGTTTGGATAAATCTTACGCCTTAACAAAATGGTGATCTTTGCAGTGGTAGGATACAGTCAGTGTACTGTTGCAAGTGGCAGGATATATGTCACCTGAAGAACCTTGTTTGACTTCCAGGGTTTTATGTTGCAAGCTTAGTTGTCTGTGGGGAAAGGTTGCTTTGGCAGTGGAAGCTTACACTAGACTGTATTCCTAATCCCTCTTAGGTTTTTGGAGAGCTGAAGGCCTGGTCACTATCAAAAGAAGGAGGTTTCACTTTGCTTTAGCAGAACttgtaaaagaaatgttttctgaacGCCTGCTTTGGTTTCTGTGAGGTGCAACATCCAGCTCCTTTCACTTCAATTAATGCATGCCAAACCTGTTTGGTTTTCAGGTATGTCAGAACACAGCAGTGAATCCACAACACTTGATGAGTCTCATCCATCTGCAGAAGAGATCCAGTCTGGCTGTGAGGTGATTGAGTGATAGTTATATTAGTGTAAAATCAACCAATCCTAACAAGTTTCAGATTCCCAAAAATTCTGCTTTACATAGCACAGTGTTGTTAGTATGGGGATATAAGTTCATGCACAGCATCTTGAATGGGTGGGGTCGGTTTTGAGATCCCATTAAGAACAGTCCAATTAATTCATAGCAAGGGATTACTTCAGCCACAACGTAGCctgttgctgtgctgcagtATTTGTTTTGTAAGTTTAATAGATTTAGGCATGGTAGAATCTGAAATGTGTGAGTATTGCAGGAAGAAAGGGTTGGTATTCAAAGGCATCAATCTTTGTGTAACCTCACTATAACAAGGTATTTTATCTATTGCAGAAGGACTGAATCTTTTTTCCCTTAGAGCAGATACAGTTTTCACCTTCTCTCTGGAGAAGTTTGTGACAGATTTGAATTATGAACAAGGTTCCTAAGGTTCCCAATATTATTTAGCTAATCAGGTGTGTTGGATGCTCTTTCAGAAAGATAGGGTCAACATTTTCCTTACTGTTCTagagtaaaaatgaaaacaagtaaTGCTTACTTTATCACTATTGGAGTTTCAGTAACAGTGAATTGTTTTCAATCtttcagtaaaaacaaaatagtGATTCTCTTTAGCATATTTCCAGGTCTCATATTTGTAAACACAGATGTACAAAGAAAACATAGATTGTTATGGAAGGACAATTctgttttttcaaaataaaacatgcatCTGAAATGCAGTGTTTTACTCTAGTGCTTATGTCATTCATGTCTAATACATCAATACAAATTTAGGAACttatttagatttattttagGTTGTTTATACATATAAATTTTCTTCTGAGGAATCAATTTCTTTGTATGCTTAGTTTAAGTCAGCTATGGGCTACACTTGTCAAAGAGACACTTGATTCAGCAATCATACTCCctatttcagcagaaatgctgctatGGTTTGGTGGTTTAGTTTTCTCTCAGATCAATAACCTTACCCTGGTTGTGTGGACTTACAGGAGCACACATCCAGAGGTAAAGAGAAATGGCTGCTGGATGTGGCAGTAGCCTACAGTCAGAGTAAGTATTTTGAGATCCTGCACTGCTGATGCTGTGGGCAGTGCTCCATTCTCAGTGGCTTCTTCACTGCATTACTGCCTGGTCTGTTTCATAGGTGCAAGTGTTGGAGATGTTCCTGCTTGGGAGACTTGATGGGAGTGGAAAAATGACCCATCCTCTTTTTGAGCACAGGTCACTTTCTTTTGATCTGCAGTGTTTCTGGAATCTTGTTTGCTgtgcaaatacatttttctggCTCAGGAAGGAGATGAAGGGATGGTGAAAGCTGCTGGGGGGAAGAGTTGGGGGAAAAGGGCAAGGAGTGGTTCTTAACAGCAGTGCAAGCTTAAACTGTTAACTAAAATGGAGATTATAGTTTCTTGTTATGTCCGAGTTAAATTAGCAGTTTATCCCACTTCCCCTTTTCAGCTGCTCATTTCAAGGCTTTGGTGCTTGTCTGACCTCATTGCAAACTGATTCAGCTCACTGAAGCTGGAAAATTAACCTGTTGAAAAGGTCTATTGCCAGGCTAGTGAGTTGTGTGTGGTGTCTATAGTCAGGTGAGTGTTGGGGAGGTGAGGCACTGTGTGGTTCACAGTAGAGACTGGAAATAGAGTGGTGAAATGTCCCCTTTTCAGCAGTGGGAAATTATTGTAGTTCAAACGTAGCATGGAACTGACATTAGCAagtaattttttgctttctctgaacTAGATACATAGGTCTGACTCAAGTAGGAATGCCAAAAAAATAGGTTAATTTCTTCtagttgtccagagaagctcatgaatttttgtttcctaatatatgtatttattagAGATGTGTGCATGTGCTTTGAGCATGTATATCCCtgaataaaagcataaaaatatatCAATGTCAgtatttgcaaaattattttagattcTTGTTGAGAAGCACCTAAGTCaaggtgtttttccttttattagaGATGCAGTTTTGTTTGTGATCCCTAGCAAAGTGCCCCTTGACAGAAGAGGACTTTCCCTTTGAACTGTCTTATCTGATAATTTGTGGAAAGAACAAAAGTAGCTGTGAACTGAACGTGGCCTATGCTAATGCTTCTGTATTATGCAGGTAGCTGTGACAGGccaagcattttgaaaaatatctcaCTTGACCATATCAAGTAGAAGTGTAGTTCCTAGCAGCCTTAGAGCTTAATTAAGCACATATGAGATTTAGAGCAAGCTTAAGAAACTTGAGCTATTGGACAGATTTCCCAAATCGAAATGTGATGTGGCAGGTAACTAGGGCATCTAGTATAATGATGTTGTATAGCAACtctctgtgaggagcagggagttggacttgatgatccttgtgggtcccttaCAACTTGAGATAGTCTatattctatgaaataaaacaaattactgtttttaaaGTACTCATAAAATAAGCATAGACCTTTTGGTGTGCTTCAGTAGAAGCACATTTATTGGAGCCTACAGACAGTGACTGTTAGAAAAAATCTTGAGACACCTCAAGACTAATAAAGGAAATTAGGCTCACAAATGTAATTGAAGTGGTGATATGTGAAAGTGGAAGAAATATTAGTAATGACAGAAGATGTTCCAGTTAAGAATGATGCAAGTGATGCTCAGTAAGTACCAGTAAAATCTTTGTGTTATATTCATACTCT
The window above is part of the Molothrus ater isolate BHLD 08-10-18 breed brown headed cowbird chromosome 4, BPBGC_Mater_1.1, whole genome shotgun sequence genome. Proteins encoded here:
- the TIGD4 gene encoding tigger transposable element-derived protein 4, with product MAEALPEATVRRKKSITIEEKIDIISAVESGKKKADIAAKYGIKRNSLSSIMKNKEKVLEAFETLRFDPKRKRLRTAFYADLEDALMKWYRIAQCLNVPVNGPMLRLKANDFAQKLGHSDFKCSNGWLDRFKSRYGLVFRAQPVEAAATPAVGAPTPWYQNVLPCNLNDYQPKNVFYIQETGLLYQMLPHNTFTFKGETFSVSKESKESVTVVVGTNMDGSEKLPLLIIGKSKSPHSFKDVKSLPVDYEANDMACMTSGIFEQWMHKLDHRFQAQQRQVVILVDFLPAHTEVKNLKSVKLVFFPPDSSSCIAMKERIIKTLKVKYRRCLIKTFVDCVESNKEFMLTLLDAIEMLYLCWREVTPETIAKSCNGATFKLETETNENDNEVESDFDLIAHARAAGVEFPEGLSLEEYAAIDDGLVTYEVLTNNERMCAKESASDKAETFVGDEDKDEGGQLQGAEQLLPSKNEALSALDTLRKFLRSQDTDDSLYDSLADLENFIQHVACE